AATCCGAGCCACCCAAGCCATTCCCTGCCCGTTTTCTTAGGCAGGAGCAAATCGAGGACGGAAATGAGGACGGCCCCGCCAAGCACCATGAATTCAGGCATCATCAGCATCCAGTTATAGGACATCAATGTTTCGGCATCCATCGTTTACCCTCCTATTCCTTTCATAATGGTTTCAATCGCAGGCTGCAGCGGCACAGCGAGACCGTTCGGGAAAACTCCAACTGATATGATCAGGAAAAGAAGAACCCAGGCGGGACCCGCTTCGTGCCATTTCAAATCCGGCAGGCTCCCTTCCGCCCCTTTTTCCTTGCCGAACGTAATCGACAGGACCGCTCTTAGTACATAGGCAGCCGTTAGGATCAGCCCGACGGCGGCAACCGCACCGAGCTCAGGTTGAACGAGGAAGATGCCCATAAAGGCCATAAACTCGCTGATAAAACCGGACATGCCGGGCAGGCCGAGAGAGGCCATTCCCGCTGCAAGCAGGACGCTGGAGAGCTTTGGCAGCTTCCGGGCGAGTCCGCCAAGCTCGCGGATGTCGGTCGTCTGAAAGCGAACGGCCATCACTCCGACGAGCAGGAACAGCAGCGCCGAGATGAACCCATGGGAAACGGTTTGAAAAATGGCTCCCTGAATGCCCGCTTCGTTCATGGCCCCAAGCCCGATCAGCACGATTCCCATATGGGAGACGCTTGAATAAGCGAGGATTCGTTTAAAGTCCGTTTGTATGAGTGCGAGAAAAGCGCCGTACAGGAGATTGACCGTTCCTAAAATCATGATCGCCGTCCCAAGGGTTTGAAAGGCTTCCGGGAACAATCCGATCCCGATCCGGATTGTTCCGTATGCACCGATCTTCAATAAAACCCCTGAGTGCAGCATAACAACCGGCGGCGGCGCCTGAACGTGAACGTGAAGCATCCACGTATGCAGCGGCACAATCGGCAGCTTCACACCGAAGGAAACGAGTAAGGCAAGGAGCAAGCCAAGCTGGACAGCGGCGGGAAAATCGCCGGCGAGATCCATCAGTTTTTCGATATTGACAGTTCCAGTCAGTCCAAACAAGTAAACGATGACGATTAAAAGGATCGCTGAGCCAATTCCGTTATAAAGCAGATAATACCAGGCCGCTTTTTCCCGTCCGGCAAAGCCCCACTTTCCGATGAGGAAGAACATCGGAACTAGGGTCAGCTCGAGGAAAATGAAAAAAAGAATCAGGTTTTCTGCCGCAAACACGCCAAGCATCCCGGTTTCAAGAATGAGCAAGAGAGAAAAATAGCCCTTCCATCCGGATTGAATAAACGAGGAAGCCGAAGCGGAAAGAGTGGCAAGAACGGCAGCGAGCGTCATCATAATGAGAGAGAATCCGTCCATTCCGAGCTCGTAGTTTACGGTGAAAAAATACTCCCCTCCGAGATTTACATTTCCCATTTTGAACCACGGGACAGAAACACTGAATCTTTCAATGTCGGCACCCAGTGCGTTTTGGATGAGGATGATGCCCGAAAGAATGAGTGCCGGCATGGTTGCGACAAGGCCTGCCGTCTTTAGTGCCCGTTCCTTCTCTTTCGGGATAAACAAAAGGACGGCAGCGCCGGCAAGCGGGGAAAACACGAGCAATGTCAGGATGAGGCTGTTCATTTTTGCATTCCCCCTGTCAGCAAGAATACGGCTGCGAGCAGTGCGAGCCCTAAAAAGGCAGCCGCTGCATAGCTTTGTGTCTGCCCGCTCTGCAGCCTGGACCCTGCCGTTCCAAGTCCCTGCACAAAGGATGCGGCCGCTTTCACAAGCGTTTCAACGACGAACCGCTCAACGAGCTGGCATAGTCCGGAAATAGCGCGGACCGCTGCAAGAACGGTAATTTGATATAGCTCATCAACGAAATATTTTTTCAAAAGCACTTGATGGATCATCGGCATTTTTCCTGCAATGGCCTTTCGCTTGATCCACCCTTTTTCATAAATGGCATAGGCAAGAAAAATACCGGCAAGCGAAACAGCGACTGCCATCAGCATGATCCACACAGGAGCCGCCTCATGCGCTTCGCCGGGCTGCAGCCATTCCCCCAATACCGGAAACCACGGAGTGTTGAGATATCCCGCTGTTACGGCGAGAACTCCAAGAACCGCCATAGGAATGATCA
The Metabacillus sp. FJAT-52054 genome window above contains:
- a CDS encoding NADH-quinone oxidoreductase subunit M; translation: MNSLILTLLVFSPLAGAAVLLFIPKEKERALKTAGLVATMPALILSGIILIQNALGADIERFSVSVPWFKMGNVNLGGEYFFTVNYELGMDGFSLIMMTLAAVLATLSASASSFIQSGWKGYFSLLLILETGMLGVFAAENLILFFIFLELTLVPMFFLIGKWGFAGREKAAWYYLLYNGIGSAILLIVIVYLFGLTGTVNIEKLMDLAGDFPAAVQLGLLLALLVSFGVKLPIVPLHTWMLHVHVQAPPPVVMLHSGVLLKIGAYGTIRIGIGLFPEAFQTLGTAIMILGTVNLLYGAFLALIQTDFKRILAYSSVSHMGIVLIGLGAMNEAGIQGAIFQTVSHGFISALLFLLVGVMAVRFQTTDIRELGGLARKLPKLSSVLLAAGMASLGLPGMSGFISEFMAFMGIFLVQPELGAVAAVGLILTAAYVLRAVLSITFGKEKGAEGSLPDLKWHEAGPAWVLLFLIISVGVFPNGLAVPLQPAIETIMKGIGG